A window of Nicotiana sylvestris chromosome 8, ASM39365v2, whole genome shotgun sequence genomic DNA:
cctaactataccaaaattctcaatttctatcatgaaaattcttgatttttgattaaaaagtgatgaaaaacattgggtaattgaaagagtagagtttagaattgattaccaacactttggggatgAATTTGTGTGAAGAAAATCGCCTCTAGATCTTGGTAGTTcgaaaatatgataaaaatgagTTCTGCCCGTTTTTGGTTATGTTTTAACAAGACTGGGCATGCCTTCTTCTCGTTCGCGAAGAGCCtgccgcgttcgtgaagagcaGCCTTCCTTAGGCTTACGCGATCGTGAGATCTCCTACGCATTTGCAAAGGATAAGCCCcctggccttcacgttcgcggacaaaagtacgcgttcgcgtagaagaaatgacAAATTCCTAGCTGACCTCCATTTTACACTACACGTTCGTGTGACACCgcgcgttcgcgatgagcaacCCCCTAGTACTCCGCGTTCGCGACTGTGGCTACTCGTTCGGGATGGAAAAAACCCTCCCCAGCCCAGCTTGTACTTCGCGTTCACTTGAGCTGCATCGTAAACGCAAAGAACAACACATCAGTACACCAGAAGCAGCAAGACAGTAGAAAATCTTAAGTCCAAAACACCCCGAAACATATCCGAAATTCACCCgggccctcggggctccaaaccaaacatgcatactaactcaaaaatatcatatggacttactcgtgcgatcaaactaattaacatctttaacaacgaatttagcatcaaaatcaaagaaaaatctcaagaactcttaagttcaaattttaacaaccgagggtccgattcacgtaatatcaagtccgtttcttaccaaattttacatgctcaacttaaataccatataagacctgtatagggctccggaaccaaaatacgggcccgactatcaaattcaaacacatttaaatttccaataactcttataatttcagttgaataattttcttcaaaaattcatttttcgggcttgggacctcggattcAATTTCGGTCATACGcctgagtcccatatttttctatggacccttccggactgtcaaatcacaggtccgggtccgtttacccaaaatattgaccgaaataattttaaagaccaaattagcatttttatcgaattttcacataaaagcgttccggatatacgcccagaccgcgcacgcaaatcgaagtgagataaaaggaggtttttaaggcttcGGAATacataatttacttttaaaacaagtgatgaccttttgggtatCACAGAGGGAGAATTGgtaattgaattttttctttttcctattatAGTGGGTCATTattgtttgtttttattttcttaaagctaCTATTTTTCATCCTCTTCTTTCCTTTGCTCTTTTCATTTGCCATAAACGAATTCAAATTTCTTACTCTCTATTATCATTGATTTTGTATCTCTATAGAGCATTGATTACACACTTTATAATTTAGTGTGATAATAAATTACCTCTTCTCGATCAAACACTAAAACTTTTGCTCCCTTCACCGGCTTTTGTACTCTTCTTCTAGCTCATCCAGAAGTAATGAAAGCTGTATGGGCAAAGGGGTGTGAGGAAATTAAAAGGCATCAATCATGATCTGGTGAGAAACTAGAGAATACCAacctgattttttattttttcatatatCATGTATGCTATTAAGTGAAACATTTTACCTAATGTTGAGTTAAACAAGTGATACAGTTGCTTGAACGACATTAGTTCTCTGTCAATGtgcttgttttttcttttttagcttGAGGTGTTGGAATTTGGACTTACGTTAATTGGTTATAGCCCGAAAGGATAGTGACGTGGCCCAAGTGGTGAATAAATAAAAGGCctaatattaaatattatatGTGTGGATAAGTGAGACCCAATAAAAGTTGGCATGTGATGGGTATACACTCTTTATAAATAGAGGCTAACCCCCTTTTCCTAGCTATTAGAAAACCATAGCGTATTCTGCCTCTTGAATACGTGGTAACGGTAGACGTCCCATCAGTCAAGTTCTCCGGGTTGTGAGAGCGCGTAGCTAGTGGATTGTGGAAGTTGGTCTCAGACTTAATCGCCGTTTGCTGTCGCTGCTGAATCTATGGAGTTTAACGGTATGCTTCCTTAAACTCTAACTCAAGATTATGATTTTATATCTGTATGATTGTGTCTTAATCTCTGCTATGGATGCGAATTAATAAtttaacagttggtatcagagccaccaTAGTTTCGAGATTAAGATCAAGATATAATCTTTAGTTTTCAAACGAAAAGAACTATCGTAAAATTTTAGACGACAACGCTATTTCTCGCCAAAACTGTTTCATCGGTATTTAGCGGCTGTGTTTGATTGAATATGCTGGAAGTTGTGAttgatttttatatataaaatataataacaaattttggtAAAACCTTGATGTTTGCTGTTGGCGGAGACATCGGTAAAGGTTTTCTGGAGGCTACGGTTATGTTAAGTTTTAAAGGGATGGACTTGATTCCATTAGTTATGATATTAACGTTTGCGGCTCGTAAATCTATATGGTTATTTTCTTAGTTAAAATTTTCATGTTACAGTGACTATGGCAAACATTAATAATTAAAGTGGCTACTGAGAATTGATTGAGTACCTTGGTTGATGTGTCACTATTGGATTTGTGTCCTGATCTATGTTTATCAATTTTTTATTCGTTAGTTAATCAAAAATCTTGGTTGTATTTGACAATTACAAATTTGTTTATGCCCTTTTAGCTTACTGCAAAAGTAGTACTTAAGAATTGCTGGAAACTTTTATGATAATTTTAGTTGGAGAATGGAATTAATAACTAGATAGAAAAGTTTAAATTACATGGGTGTTATTTTATCACATGTATTAATGTGTATAACTAAGAAATTATGATTAATAAATAGTGTCACCAAAGTGGTCTATATATTTTGAGTCACTAAAAAGTTCTTAATAATATTTACATGTGAGATCATTTAATACATGGATTGAGAGATATGATTAATAAATAGTTTCCACCAAAGTGGTTTGTTTATTTGAGTCATTAAAATATTCTCAATGCACCATGTCCAAATTATCCTTTGCAAGTGTACACTAGTGTTGGAGATTTTCCTTTTAATACTAGTGACGCTAAATTAATGCTAAGGATAAGTTATTGTAAGAGGAGGTTTTGTGTCTCTTACCTAAAGGAAGGACACAATGTATGCCTTGTACTCTTGGATAATAGGGGGGAGGTTTTGTATCTCTTGCCTAAAGGTGAGGATGCAATGAATGCCTTGGACtcgttgattttttttaaaaggggAGACAGTTGCATCTTCTACCCAAAGGAGGGGTGTAGTAGATGTCTTTGACTCTTTTGATTTATATATTCATGCCCATAATTTTATCTAATTTTGTGTTGTTTGCTTATACAGCTGTTAACAACATGACTACTCAGTTGAATTCCATTGAAACTCTAACTAGTAgcaactacaagaagtggaaacAGGATGTTGAAATAGTGTTAGGCCTGATGGACCTGGACTTTGCATTGATTGAATAGAAACCTACTAAACCCACAACTACTAGCACTGCTGATGAAAAGGTTAAGTATGAGAAATGGATGGAGGCTAACAAATTGAGTCTTATGATCATGAAGAGATCTATTTCTGATCACATAAAAGGTGCAATTAAGGATAATGGAAATGCAAAAGATTTTTTGAGTGCCATTGGACAGAAATTCCTAGAATCTGATAAAGTTGAGATAGATAGCCTGATTGATTCCCTATCTACCATAAAGTATGACCTTGTAGGTAGTGTTCGTGATCATATTATGAAATTGGTTAACATTGCTACCAAACTGAATAATTTAGGTGTAATCATTACCGATGATTTTCTTGTTCACCAATCTCTAAGGTCCCTTCCTGAGCAGTTTAACCATCTTAAGACAACTTATAATGCACAAAAAGATTAGTGGAGTGTTGATGAACTTATTACTGTTTTTGTGGTAGAGGAAGGGAGGATCCAAAAGGAGAAAGTTGAGGGTGTAGTGAACTTTGTTAGTTCCTCTAGATCAGCTAATTATCCCTCTTATAAAAGAAAAAGTGAATCCAAATTTCATTAAAAGAAACATGGTCAGTCTCATCATCCAGGTGGTAATAGTGGTCATACTAATAAGCCTGGTGTTAACCAAGGTCAGTCTCATAATCCACTTGGTCCTCAAGCTGTAATTAAGAAAGAAATCAAGTGCTGGAATTGCAAACAAGTAGGTCATAAGAAAGCCGGTTGTCCTCTGAAAAAGAAATCAGATaatcttttggattttgtttGCTTTGAAACTAATCTTGTTCATGTTCCTTTAAATTCCTAGTGGTTGGATAGTGGTACAATTGTTCATGTAACCAATGACTTGCAGAACCTTGTAAGCAGACGGAAGCCAAAAAAGGATAAAACTAGTGTTGTTGTGGGCAATGAACTCAAAGCAAAAGTAGAGTTTATAGGGAcatctattttattttttaaatataattcTAGTATTCATTCAGAAAATACTATTTTTGTACCGTCTATGAGACGGAAATTAGTTTCGATTTCCCTTTTGGACAAAGCTGGTTATTCATTTCACAAAATAATGGTATTATTAAAATTTCCTATAATTCACAAGTTGTTGCTGATGCCTTTTTAAGTGATGGTCTATATTGCTTGAATGAAACTTTTTCTGCAATGCATGTTGAAAATATTGCCCACAAAAGGTCTGCTATTAGTAAAACGTCTTATATATTATGACATAAGCGTCTTGGTCATATTTCTAAAGAAAGAATTGAAcaattggtaaaggaaaatattttacctGTTCTTAATCCTAAAGATTTTGAAACTTGTGTGGATTGTGTTAAGGGTAAAATGACCAAAGTTAAGAGAAAGGGTTCTACTAGGAGCTCTGACCTCTTAGAAATTATTCATACTGATATTAGTGGAACTTATGTACCTACTTTGACCAATcataagtattttattacttttattgatgacttTTCAAGATACTGTTATATAtctcttttaaaagaaaaatctgaagcacttgataagtttaaaatttaCAAGACGGAAGTTGAAAAACAGCTTGGGAAGTCCATTAAAATAGTGAGTTTGACTGTGGTGGTGAGTACTATGGAAAATTTTGATGAGTCTGGTCAATGCATGTGgctttttgatttatttttgcaAGAATGTGAGATAGTAGCACAATATACCATGTCAGGTACTCCTGAGCAGAATGGTGTGGTTGAAAGACGGAATCGTACTCTTATGGAAATGACGAGAagtatgatgtcaaggaataggCTACCTGAGTATCTTTGGGGTGAAGCCTTAAAAACAGCTAGCTATATCCTGAATAGAGTTCCTACAAAATCTGTCTTGAAAATTCCCTTTGAACCTTCGACAATCCAAAACCTAGCTTGAATCATTTTCACATTTGGGGATGTCCAGCTGAAGTTCGTATTTATTCACCACAGAAAAGAAAACTGATCCTAAAACTACCAGTTGTTTCTTTATAGGCTATCCTGATCACTCTAAAGATTTTAGGTTTTTCTAATCTGGGTGTGGCACTAGAATCATTGAGTCAGTAATGCAAAATTTCTTGAGCATGATGTTTGTGATTGTGATTGTTCATGTGGTAAGGAAATTATATTGAAAGAGAAAGAAGTCATTGTCCCTGTACCTGTTGTACATGAAAAGTTGGTAAACCAACCTATTCATAAAGGGGAAATCAAGGGAACAACGACGCTGATCCCATAGTTTCTGAGCAAAATGTACACAATGAACACTCCGCAGGTCACAAAGATAAAGAAGGTCTGCCATCTCTGATGATTTTATCATGTATGTGACTGAAAATCTTAGTGATATTGGAGAGTTGACTGATCCTCTATTATATGCTCAAGTTATTTCCTCTCTATATGTTGATAAATGGTGTGAGACAATGAAAGATGAAATGCGCTATATGGAACATAATAGAGTGTGGGAGTTAGCTGAATTGCCTGTAGGTTTTAGGCCTATTGGTTGCAAATGGGTGTTTAAAACTAAAAGAGACTTCAAGGGAAACATAGACCATTATAAAGCAAGGTTGGTTACTAAGGGTTACAATCAGAAAGAGGGCATTGATTATAAAGAAACATTTGCTCCTGTTTCATCCAAGGATGCATTTCGAGTTATGATGGCTCTTGTGACTCATTTTGATTTAGAGTTGCACTAGATGAATATTAAAACTACTTTCCTAAATGATAGTCTGCTTGAAGAAGTTTACATGGTTCAACTGTCACTACCCTaaacccaacccggtcgtgatggcgcctctcgtgaagacaaggccagccgacacacctCCAATTCACTtaagaaattaaaataataactactAAGTCTTTAATTAGaattaaaatcccaaaataagcatttaCCAGTATAATTTGCGGAACTAAAAAccaacacaacccgacatcggggtgtcactagtcatgagcatctaaaacaatACTACAAATCTGAAAGTCTACTCTACTACTAAATAACtgaatcagaaaggaaataagatagagggaggttgcactgggctgcgaatcgccaagcagctacctagtaaacCTCCGAAGATCTGCTGGAACTATCCACCCTCAGTAGTAGCAGGACCTGTAGCGCCCGAATCTGCACAaagaggtgcagggagtaaagtgagtacttccaactcaatgagtaataaaaataaatgaggaCTGAACGATATAAAATCACGTTAAACACAACATTTAGTTATCAGAGGCATAACAAAAACACAATTTAACTATGAAATCTCATAGAACACCTTCTTAAGtagttaaaaaatatatagggaaaccAACCAGGAATAGTAAACACATAAGAACTGCCCTTCGGGCACAATAATCatcaatatcagcccctcgggctatatctcatatcacaatgggtacccgcactcattgggggtgtgcagactcctggaggggccccttacggcctaagcgcaatatcaagctatctcgtggcatcataaacaggctctcggcctcatatcaatattatgctacctcgtggcgtacaatctcaggctcttggcctcattATTTAATCAGTATatcattgttgcgacgtgcagcccgacccaaaagaaTCCTCACAATACAGtctctcggccttactcagtcagaatctcataagccccccgggcaacagtaaaatatgcAGCTCCgctcaaaatatctttaaaacatcatttaaggtttctaaaacagattaacatagctgagttttgaaaacattgaAAGATATGGCATGGATGAACACAAGAATGAAATCAAACAATGAGGAAAATATCATTAacgatcccctaagggttcaaacagttggcacaaagcccaaatatgacatttagcctaaagtataataatatcaaacaattagctaccagatatacagaaaaatagtcattcgggatggactaagtcacaatccccaacgatgcacgaccccatgctcgtcatctagcatgtacgtcacctcaacAAAGCCGAACgttgtgtaatccggggtttcataccctcagaacaacatttaaaattatttctcacctcgaactagcccgAAAAGCTACTCTGCAACATGCTTGCCTCTCGAACCAACTTTCGAGTTCTCCAAATCTACCAAGTTCagatttttatcatcaaattatgctaaacgAACGAATTCCAAATGAAAAATATCGATTTTAAGCACAAAATCCGAAatcagtcaaaacccgacccccgggcttGCGTCCCGGAACTGGACAAActttataccaaaatgttcttcatcatctcacgagtccgtacatataatgaactcgaaaatcggagttcgtttgacccctcaaatcatccctagaaggtctcataatctcaagccctaactccacctttttactgattttcatgaattaaacactgatattttgttccttaatcacaaataatcaagttttagggtccaaaatccttacctaaATGAATAACAATGatttcctctcttcaaaatcgcctcaaagctcttttcccgttcaaaaatggtggaagttaggTTCAAAGTCGCGGAAtagccttttaaaacattctgcccaggcttcatcgagttgtaccttgcgctGTGCAGGATGTACATCCTATAACAATTTTCCTCTGCTGTACACCTTCTGCTAAAACGCCTATAACTCCttgtagaaatatccaaatgacaaacggtttgaagatttagagaCTAGACTTGaatatctttaatttgataggttgtacaccatataatgCTTTATATATtacgagatatgagcttctaaagtcggcTCCATGCATCAGAATATTCTGTCGAATCTGCTCCACCAGccatcttcaatcgatcataaaTTTGATAAAATGTCAAAATCATGAATGATTTAACTTTCtagaaactagaatgcaagggcaATAACTTTTATGGTTTGcaaattttcaaattctttatatatttcgagatataagcttccaaattcaTCTCTGTGATTGCCCTAGTTGCTGTCAAAATAGCTTTCTGCAGAAAATTTCAGCAACTCTGTGGTCCGAaattcattccgttaaccttccgaaatccacccgaggccctcgggaccttaaccaattataccaatatgtcccaaaacatgatacaaactggatcgaggcctcaaatcacattaaacaacgtcgaaatcatgaatcgcactccaatccaaactttatgaactttgaaatttcaaacttctacattcgatgccaaaacccgtcaaatcacgtccgattgacctcaaattttgcacacaagtcatattcgacattacggacctgctccaactttcggaattggaatccgaccccgatatcaaaaagtcaaactctcggtcaaacttctcaaaaaccttcaaatttctatctttagctaaatgacttcaaaatgacctacggaccttcgAATTCAGTTTCCAtcacgctcccaactccagaatcaccatacggagctatttctagactcgaaatcccaaacggacatcaatatcactgaaatgcacttcaacctaGACTGATGAAATTcctcaaaaatgctaacttccacaataggcgccaaaacgttcTCGGGTTTTCCAAAATCCgattcggacatacgcccaagtctgaaatcactatacgaacctgctggaacctttatatcccgattccgaggtcgtttactctaaAATTTAGTCATAGTCGATTCTTCCAACTTAAGgtttctgaaatgagaattttcttttcaatttgacTTCGAACTTCCCCGGATTCAACTCCGACCACTCCTACGAGTCATaacacctgaaatgaagctgctcatgacttcaaaccgctgaacgacgtgctagagctcaaaacgaccggtcgggttgttacattctctcccacttaaacatatgttcgtcctcgaacgtgctaagaactgtgctggagttgtccgaaatcactgtcTAACACCTCGAGcccctacccgtgctaccacaactcagctgggcaccctagctcgatcaatctgaagatatcccTTTTTagttaagcaaataagccttagagcccaattccaacatccagaaGTCTCTGACAGGCctgttccaacatacgctcaccgaATCAATAATTACAcgtaccttagctgaattcacaacTTGCACCACTTTattcacaggaccacaataacattctctaatCAAATTaatcgaaattccacgaatctgatgctcccattgaacctcatgacctacataggtcttgctctaactcttacaataccgccacgacagaagagatgtgtagaaattcataaccaactgccgaatcaacaaatcattgggtctatactcctgacaaaaaccatcacctcattctaaaCCAAGTAATGGTCTTAGCTcattaatatacttcatataatcagattgcactgaccctaaatccaatgatctcgccTCACCTAGTACAAACTGCTCAGGCAACAAGTCACCCCAGACaagaccaaaagtctcatatgatgccacaatgtgtcAATAGGCtgccaattcgaacgcgatataaaaggaaaacgaactctggaagggactactcaactcgcacaactaatatgaactttcctcagaaaatgggaaacaaacaCACATAAGATGAAGTATGAAAACTGTATTTAACATCAcactgttgtggcgcgcaacctgatccaaacaacatacccatggtggCATGCCACCtaatccacacataaaattcacctaagaagatgcacatcgagccaaattgctcattacaacaaaataccgaatatcagtcacaagcatgctaagtgcataataccatctcTAAAGGGACATATAGCGCTATGaactacaaaactcaagcacaactgaggtgcgatatacgatctgaatctcaagagccattttgctcatataacatcatctctacgcggaacctcaacacataagcaATTCACCAAgctgtctcacaactcacacgacgCAATATATCATTGCATGAAATAACTGACAACGAAATAACACcctgactactcttccataaggagcgcattactgaaatgaacacatctagcctgatatagagcccatattcacatttgaatccatccacagacctca
This region includes:
- the LOC138875045 gene encoding uncharacterized mitochondrial protein AtMg00820-like gives rise to the protein MYVTENLSDIGELTDPLLYAQVISSLYVDKWCETMKDEMRYMEHNRVWELAELPVGFRPIGCKWVFKTKRDFKGNIDHYKARLVTKGYNQKEGIDYKETFAPVSSKDAFRVMMALVTHFDLELH